GCGTTGCGCATCCCGAGCCGGATCGCGTTGTCGAAGGCCGTGACGGCGTCTTCGGCCAGGCCTCGCTCGAGGAGGAAGAAGCCGCGGTTGTACCACGCCTGTGCGAACCGGGGATCGATCTCGACAGCGCGTTCGGCGTGGTCCAGCGCTTCCTCGGTGTGGCCCCACTCCCACAGGGCGTACGCGAGGTTCGTCTCGGCGGTCGCGGCGTGCTCGGAGTCGTCGTCGATCCGCAGCGCCTCCTCGTAGGCGCCGACGGCGGCGTCGTACTCCTCGAGCCGGGCGTGGGCGGCGCCCTTGTTCACCCACGCCTCCTGTTTGAGCCGCTCGTCGTCGGCGAACCGTGCGGCCCGCTCGAGGGTTTCGGTCGCCTCCTCGAACCGGTTGATTCCCATGTACGAAAGGCCGATGTCGAGCAGTTCTTCGGCGTCCACCTGGTCGCTCGCCAGGTTCCGTTCGTCGAGGATGTCCGAAAGCACCCGCGAGTCGACGGGGTCGACCTTCGACGGGTCGACGGAGAGCTCCGGCGGGTCGAGCGTGAACTCCTCGTACTCCTCGTCGAACCCCTGTCCCGAGGAGAACTCGTGTTCGTCGCGCTCGTCGCGCTCGTCGGTCATACTACGGGATTGGCGGTGGTCGCGGGTAAGCGTTGCGTCACGTGTTTTTAGTCCCTTCCCGTTGTAGCTTCCAATATGAGACTCTTCTTCGCCGTCGACCTCCCGGATCGACTGGCCGACGACGTCGCCGCCGTCCAGGACCGGCTGCGCGATGCGGAGGGACTCAGGTTCACCGACCCGGCGCAGGCGCACCTCACGCTGAAGTTCCTCGGCGACGTCGACACCGACCGCGTCGAGGAACTCGAAACGGCCGCCCGCGAGGCGATCTCGAACGCCGAAGTCGAACACGAGGACGGCACCGTCGCACCCGTCGAACCGTTCGAAGCCGAGGTGGGTGGGCTCGGCGTGTTCCCCTCGGTCGAGTACATAAGCGTCGTGTGGGCCGGATTCCGGACGGGCGAGGCCGAACTGACCGCGCTCCACGAGGCGCTGGAGGCGGAGACGACCGCGCTCGGCTTCGATCCCGAGGACCACGAGTTCACCCCGCACGTCACGCTCGCGCGGATGGACGACGCCCGGGGGAAGGAGATCGTCCAGGAGGCAGTCACGGAAACTGATCCGACGATCGGCCGATTTCGGGTCGAGGACGTCCGCCTGAAGGAAAGCATCCTCACACCCGAGGGGCCGGAGTACGACACGGTAGCGCGGTTCGAGCTCTCGTAGCGACCCGCCGGCTCCAGTTCTCGGGCGGCCATCACTCGACGTACTCACAGACAATCCACACACACGCGAGAGCGAGGACGATCCCGGCGACGACGTCCAGCGCCCAGTGGATCCCCAGATACATCGTCGAGAACACGACGCCGGTCGCAAGGATCCCCGACAGCACCGTCCACAACGGGTAGACGTCGCGAGTCCGATACGCGAGCGCAGCCACGGTCACCGAAAGCGAGGTGTGCAGCGACGGGAAGACGTTGGATCTGATGTTGATCTGCGTGGTGAGATGCTGGAAATCGGGCGTTGTCGTGTACAGAAGCGACGTCACCATGTCCGGCATCACGTTCCGCGGGCCGTGTGCGAACACGATCGTGTACACGACGAGCCCGATCGCGTAGTTGAGCGTGTATGCCGCCAGCAGCCGTTTGAGCTGTGTGGACTCCTCGAGCGCCGCGTACGCGAGGAGAGGGAACACGAGCAGGAACGCGTAGCCGTACACGTACGTCCACGAGAGGAGACGCGTCGCTCCGTCGGTCGCATGTGACTGCAGCCACGCGACGAACTCCCCCTCGATGGCGAAGATGGTGCCCGTCAGATACAGCCCGTACAGCTGCGACACCGACTGGAGTCCCTCGCGACCGAACGCACTGATTACGAGGATAACCCCCAGCGCACCGACGTACGGGGCCACCTCCCTGAGATGGCCTGGAACCGTTCGAACGAGCCCTCGGAGTCGTCTGGGGCCGACGATCGTCACCCCAGCGACGACGACCCCGGCCGCGATGACGCTCACCAGAACGAGGACGACGCGGATGAGCGGGGAGAGTTCGGGAAACATGAGCACGTCAGGATTCCTCCGCGAGTAGTTCCCCGTCGTCACTGTAGCGATACCCCGCCTCGCCGAACGCTTCGCGGGCGCGTTCTTCGTCGAACTCGCCGTCAGGACCCGCGAAGAACGGCACGACTGGATCCTGCCCGTCCCATGAGAGGTCCGGCGGAACCCACCGTTGCTCCAGCGGACTCGTCGCCGGAACTGCGTAGCCGTCGAACACGTCGTCGACGATCTCGCCTTTGTCGAACAATCGGGCGATCGTAACGCGGAACCTGAAATTCGATAGCGGCGCGCGGCGGATGTTGAACCCGACGTGGTAGAGCGCCCGCGACCGGTCGCTCACCACGGAGGTCGCCGACGATCGAGCGGCACGTGGAAGCGAGTCAGTGCCGAGATTCGAAACCGTCGCGTCTGCCTCGTCTTCTGCCACCGACTCGACGGCGACCACGTCGGATGGCACGACGGTCAGGTTCAGGCGTTCGAAGGCCGGTCCTCCCTGAAACCGGTCCGGGATGTCGTCGGCAGCACCGACTGGATGGTCGGGGACCCGCTCGAAGACGACCTCCTCGCCCGCCGTCGCCTCCAGGAATCGGAGCTGCCCGGAGCCCACCGGCTCGTCGTTCGATCGAACGAGCGCGTCCGTGGTCTCGTCGTTCACTTCGATCCCGGCGATCGTCGCCGCCCCGGTGTACTCTCTCCAGATGTGTTCTGGCAACAGCGGCACGGTAAATGCCCTGATCGCCACTTCGGGACTTCCGGTTTCGAACCGAACGTCGAATGTCCGGTCATCGACCGGTTCCACGGATTCGACGAGTGACGAGCGTCCCCGAAACCTGGACGTCGGAATTGCCGATTCCGCCCGCCCCAGCGACGTATCCGCCAGAAACTCGTAGGTGAACGCGACGTCTTCGGAGTCGAGTGATTCTCCGTCGTGCCAGGAGAGTCCGTCTCGGAGTTCCCCTCGAAGAACCAGATTCTTTCCCTCTTCGCCAGGTTCCTCAACATCGGATCGTTCTCCGCCGGGTCGTCGCGTCCACCGCTCGAGGAGCCACGGTCGAAACTCGTCGTCGATCCGCCTGACCAGCGGCGCGTAAACCAGTTCGAGCAGGCTCCCGTGCCGCCGAAACTCCGCGGCGATCGGATTGCGGTTCTCCGTCAAGCGCGGATCGGTCGTCACGAGCCGCAGCGTCGGTTCGGTGTCGTCTCGGCGCGAAAGCGACAGGAGGTTTACCGGTTCGATCGGTCTGGGTTCGTGCCACTGATAAAAACGGGTTTCCCTGACGGCGCTGATCTCGTCGGGGAACGCGATCGACACGAACGGCTGTGATTCCGCGAGGCGGCGCTGGAGATCGGCTGCCACATCCAGGCGAACGGTGTCCCCCGACGTTCGCTGTCTGGTCAACAGCTCGTCTATGTCCGGATCGGCGTAGCCGAACGGGTTTTGCCACCCCGGCTCAGCACCGTATTTCGAATGCAACAGCGGGTACAGCGCGTCGGGATCGATTGCCGTCGTTTCGGGGAGCTGACCGACGTACACGTCGAAGTTCCGGTTCAAAAGCACCTGCCGATACAGCTGCTCTTCGGTCAGCGTGTTGATCCGGGCGTCGACGCCGACCGCGTCGAGGCGGTCCTCCAGGCTTCGAGCGATACGGACCGCGTTGGGATCGCTGTCGGCTGGCAACGTTCGAATCTCCAGTTCGAGTTGGTCGATCCTGTCGCGGCCGGCGACGGTCCTGAAGTCGCGAAGACAGCCGGCCGTCCCCGACAGCGCACCTGCTCCAGCCGCCAGAAGCGTCCGACGGGTCGCGGTGGAGCAGGTACTCTCGCACATTTGTTCGGAAGGGTGGCGATCCGTTCGAACCGCCAGATGTTCATCGTATTTCGACGGCGAGCGTATAATAGTGCTGTGGTGCCTCGGGATCAGCCGGGGCTACGGCTACCGGTGAAATCACCGGATTGCGTCGATCAATCGCTCGCCTTCCAGGTAGACGAGCCCGTGACGGTGCGCGTAGGCTGCGGCGTCGGCCGGCGACAGCGCGGCGCCGGACTCGTCGTCGAGCATCTCACAGACGACGACCGCTGGAGGCAGCTCCGCTCGCTGTGCCAACGCGAGCCCGAGTTCGGTGTGTCCCTCCCGATCCGCGAGCAGGTTCGGGGCCCCGCGCAGCAGGTGGACGTGTCCGGGGCTCCGGAACTCCTCTGCGAAGTCCGCCGCGGAGTAGGTTCCCGGGCCCTGAACCGCAGCACTCGCGGCGCCGGACAGCTCCCGGATCGTGAGCGCTCGGTCCTCGTCGGTGATACCCGTGAACGTGTCGCGGTGATTGACCGGAAGCGAGAACGACGACCGATCGTCGTACGCGAGGTCGTGGTCGCCGGCGGCCGGGTGGTCGATTTCGCCGGCGAGGAACGGCAGTCCGAACGTCTCCGCGACCGAATCAGAGAGCGCAACACAGACCAACCCCCCGGCGTCGTTTCGCATCCGTGCGACGTCGGCGGGTCGGACCGCCCCGGCGGGGTAGACGAGGTCCGTCTCTCCCTCCCTGTCGTCGAAGTCGTGGACCAACACCGGCTTGCCCGCCGAGAACGCCGCGACCGCCTCTTCGACGGTTCCCCCCTCGACGACGCCGTCGCCGAGTGCTCCCGAACTGTTGGGTCGTCGCCGCATTACACCACCCCTCCCTCGATGTCGGTGCCGTCGGCGGGTGTGCCGCCGTGGACCTCGACGATCAGTTCGTCGCCGTCGGACAGCTCGAGATCCTCCCGGAGCTTGACGGGGGCGATCAGTTCGAGGTTCTCCTCGTCGTGGTGGGTTCGCTCGGGAACGATGACGTGGGCACGATCGGCGTGTCGGGGATCGCCGGCGGTTCGAACGCTCGCGGGGTAACACGTCGCCGGACCGAACGTTCGTTCCTCGTCCTCCCAGCCGTCGATCGGAACGCCGTCGATCGACCGCAGCCCGGCGCGGGACCGGACGCTCTCCTCGTCGAGTTCGACGTTCAGCGTTCCCGGGAACGGCTCGTAGCCGAGTCGCTCTCGGAACTGTTCCATGTAGCCGGAAAGCGAGATGTAGTGGCGCCCCTCGCCCATCCCGCTTGTCACCCGTCCACGCAGCGTGATCGACCGTCGCCCCTCGAAGATCCGTCGGTAGTCGGCGTACTCGCGACGCAGTGCCGACTCCCCCTCGTCGGTCACCGCAATCCACTGGCCGTCGCTTACGACGTCGCGTTCGAGATGGTCGGCCGCCTCCAGCGCCTGGAGCCGGCGGGAGGCGGTCTGGTTCGACGCGTCGAGTCGATCGGCGAGCTCCGCACACGAGACTTTCACCGGACCGACGAGGCCGCCATCGAGGGCGACGAGCTTCAGCGTCGCCAGTTCGTCCTGCCCGACGGCGGGTACTGTCCCGGACATATCTCGACGTTGGCGGAGGTCGCGGAAAAGCGTATCGGATATGGAACGCGTTCCAAAAATATGATAACACCCCGGATCGATTCCGGGATCGTCCTGAACTGACCACCAGTTTCCCGTTTCGATTTCGTCTGCGGAACGTCTTAAGCAGTCCGCTTCGCGTCGTGGCGGCGCGTTCGTGGCACAGAACAGTTTCGGTTGGGGGCCACAGTCAGCCCTGTCGCAATCGGCTTCGGAAGGGCCTTTACTGGCCGCGGCAAACGCCCCTGCATGTTCAGGCAGTTCCGGTCGGACGTGGAGTCGGCCCTCGAACGGGCGCTCTCGGAGCTGGGATATCCGACCGACGATCTCGGGATCGAGGAGCCGCCGACGGACGTGGACGCGACGCTCGCCTCCAGCGTCGCCTTCCGGCTGGCGGGCGAAGCCGGGGCACCGCCGCCGAAGGTCGCAGCGGAGGTCGCGGGCGCGGTCGAGCCCACGGGGTACGTCGCGACCGCGACCAGCCAGGGGCCGTACGTGAACTTCACCACGACCGACGAGTACCTCACGGACACGCTGTCGGACGCCCAAACGGAGGCGTACGGCGCGCTTCCGGACCGGGACACCGCTGTCGTGGTCGAACACACCAGCGCCAACCCGACGGGGCCCGTCCACGTCGGTCGGGCACGAAACCCGATCGTCGGCGACGCCGTCGCCAACGTGCTCGCGTACGCCGGCTACGACGTCGACCGCCACTACTACGTCAACGACGCCGGACGCCAGATGGCCGTGTTCACGTGGGCCTACGAGACGTTCGACGAGAGCGATCTCGAGGCACCGCCCGCCCGCGATCGGATCGAGTACGACCTGGTGCGCTACTACCGGAAGGGGAACCACTACCTCGAGAACGCCGATCCTGACGAGGTTGCGGCCGCCGAGGAGGAGATCGCTGCGATCCTTCAGGGGCTCGAGGAGGGCAAAGAGGAGGTCTACGAGCGGGTCGGCGAGGTCGTCGACAGCGTGCTCGGCGGGATGAAGGAGTGTCTCGCCCGGCTTCCCGCGGAGTTCGACGAGTTCATAAAGGAGACGCGGTTCATGCGCGACGGCTCCACCGACGAGGTGGCGGAGCGACTCCAGGAGACCGACCACGCCGTCTACGAGGAGGACGCCTGGCAGCTCGAACTCGACGACTGGGGGATCGACAAGAACCTCGTGTTCCTCCGGTCGGACGGCACGTCGCTGTACACCACTCGGGATCTGGCCCACCACGAGTGGAAGTTCGACAACTACGACCGCGCCGTCACCGTTCTCGGGGAGGACCACAAGCTCCAGGCCGAGCAGTTGGACGCGGCACTGGAGCTGCTCGGCAACGACGTCGATCAGCTCGATCACGTCATCTACTCGTACGTGAACCTCCCGGAGGGGAAGATGTCCACCCGCCGGGGAACCGGCGTGATGCTCGACGATCTGCTCGACGAGTCGATCGACCGGGCGCGCGAGGAGGTACAAAGCCGGATGGACGACCGGATCCGGGACGACGAACTGACCGGCGACGACATCGAGCGGATCGCCCGACAGGTCGGCATCGGCGCCGTCCGGTACGACATCGTCGCAAAGCAGCCGACGAAGGCGATCACCTTCGAGTGGGACCGCGCGCTGGATTTCGAGGCGCAGTCGGCGCCGTACGTCCAGTACGTCCACGCCCGGTGTTGCGGGATCGAAGCGGAAGCCGCCGGGGCGGGAATCGAACTCCCCGACGTCGACGCCGAGGTATCCCCGGAACTGCTGGAAACTCCCGAAGAGCAGGAGCTACTCGCCGTCATCGCCCGGTTCCCAGCGTGCATCGAGGAGGCCGCAGACGAACTGGAGCCGCATCTGGTCGCCACCTACACCCGGGAGTTCGCCGAGACGTTCAACGCGTTCTACCGGGAGTGTCCCGTAGTGACCGCCGACGACGAGGCGACCGCCAGGGCCCGCCTCGCGCTCGTTCGCGCCGCCCGACACACGATCGCGAACGCGCTGTCGGTGCTCGGCGTGGAAGCGCCGAAATCGATGTAGGACGGAACTCAGACCGGCGCGTCGGTCACATAACTCAGACCGGCACGACGGTGATCTCCTGTCGCCGATCGATCGCGTCCTCGAGTTCTTCCGCGATCGCCGAGCCGCGGGAGACCTGGATGTCGCCGCCGCGCCCCACCGTCGCCGTAAACAGGTACTCGCCCCCGGCGCGGACTTCCACCGTCTCGCCGACGAACTCGTCGACGCGGATGACCACGTGTCGCGAGGTGATCTCCGGTTGGACGACGTTCGCGTCGGGGTCCGCGAGCTCCGCGCCGGAGCGGTCGGCGGCGTTCCCCCCGCCGGGGCGCTCGTCGTGAGTCCGCACGTCGATGTCGATCCCGAGGCGCTCTTCGATGTCGGAGATCCGCCCGCCACCTTTGCCGATGACATACGAGATGTCGTCCTCGTCGACGTAGACGACGGCGTTGTTTTGGCCCTTGAGCTGGACCTCGACGTGGCCCTGTGCGACCGACCGGATCTCCCGTTCGATCTCCTGTTTCGCGATCCGGCCCACGCCGGTGTCGTCCCCGTCCTCGTCGGAAAGCGGCACCGTCACGACCTGCCGGTTGAACGTGTAGATCTCGTACTCGGGGCGGCCGGTCTCGAAGTCGGTCACCTGGATCACCGGCCGGGCGAGGTCCTCGGCGGTGAGCCCCTCGGGCACCTTCACCGTCGTCTGGACGTCGTAGACGGTGTCGACCTGCCCGTCCTCGATGAACACGACCGTGTCGACGACCTGCGGGATCATCCCGAGTTCGACCCGCCCGACGAGCCGCTGGAGCGCGTCGATCGCCCGGGTGGCGTGGACGACCCCGACCATCCCGACCCCCGCCAGCCGCATGTCGGCGAACACCTCGAAGTCTTCGGTCTTGCGGACCTCGTCGTAGATCGTGTAGTCCGGCCGGACCAGAAGCAGCGAGTCGGCGGTTTTGGCCATCTCGCCGCCCAGCGCCCCGTACTGGGTGATGTCGGGGCCGACGTCGAGGTCCCTGGGCTTTTCCATCGTCTTGACCGCGTAATCGTTCGAATCGAGGAACTCCGCGACCGCCTGTGCGAACGTCGACTTCCCGGCGCCGGGCGACCCCGAGATGAGCATGCCTCGCTGGCGCTCGAGCAGCCGTTTTTTCAGCGGTTCCGCGTGGCTGTACTCCTCGAGTTCGGTCTTGACGATCGGCCGCACGGCGGTGATCTCGATCCCGTCGGCAAACGGCGGCCGGGCGACCGCGATCCGGAAGTCCTGGTACTGGACGATCGTCATCCCCGGCTCGGCCAGTTCGATGAACCCGTCCGGGCTTGCACGCGCGAGCGCCTCGATCGTGTCGGCCCACTCGCGCATCTGCTCTTCGGTGGTTTCCTCCTCGCCGATCCGCTGGTAGGTCAGTTCGCCGATTCGGCCGCGTTTCGCCTTCGGTCGTGTCCCCGTCTTCAGGTGGACCGACAGCGTCTCGTCGTCGAAGTACTCCCGGATCGGGAGGTCGTCGACCTGGCGGACGACCGGCTCGACGTACTCGACCTGCAGCCCTTTCGCACGGCCCACCTCGGCCTGGACGTAGTCGCTTGTGAGCAACACCGCGTCGTGGTCGGCGGCGACGTCCCTGATGAGGGCGTCGATCTCCCCCTCGCCGGCGGCGTCGCCGGCGTCCGGCCGCGGGCGTTCGCCGACGTACTCGGCTTCGATCTCGCCGTCCTCGACGAGATCGACGAGCCGCTGGAGCTCGGCGAGCCCCTCCCAACCGGTGTCGAGCCCCTCGTTGGCCTGCGCCTCGAGTTCGCCCACCACCGCTTCCGGGACGACGACTGTCCATCCGGCGTAGCTCCCGTCCTCGATCCGCTCGGACACGCGGCCGTCGATGACCGCGCTCGTGTCCGGAACAACGTTCATACGAGAAGATCCGACCGCGAGCGGTATAAGGATGTTACCTCCGAACGCCACGCCACCCCGTCTGGCGTGGGAGTCGCGCCGATTTCCAATTAGTCTCGCCGTGTCGTCCCGTCCCGCCGCCCCGGACCGCCCTGGCTACGGAGGAACTTCGGCAGCGAGAGGCTCTCCGGGGGCCGGTTTCGGTGCCGATTTCGAGCGCCCGAAGCCGGCCGTTCGCGCCCGGGTTGCCGAAAAACCGGCTCCCGTGCGAGGAGAAGGCATCGAGGAACTTGAGCCGCTCCGTCTCGATCGCGCGCTCGAACCCAAAGGAGAACCCGAAGGAGAACCCGGACATGTCTTCCGTGATCCCCTCGCGGGTTTCGTGCATACTGATGTACAGGCAGGTTTCGCCGTTCGCGACCCCCTCGGTGACGAACTGCGCACAGAAGGTCGTCTTGCCGCTGCCGGGTGCCCCCGTGACGACACACAGCCGCCCTGCCGGCAACCCCCATCGACGAGCCGGTCGAAACCGTCGATTCCCCGGATTTGCGGGATCACCGATCCACTCGGAGGGATGGAGTTTCCCACGGCTGCACTTCGCGAAAAAGAAAACAGCAAAGTCTAATGGTCTGGGTGTTGAATCGGCGACTGATGCCCACCGTTGAATACCTGAACTACGAAGTGCTGGACGACCATGGTTGGTCGATGGACGACGACGATCTGTTCGAAAAAGCCGCCGACGCCGGACTCGGCGAAGAGGACTACGGCAGCCTCGAAGTCAATCAGGGCGAGTACGTCCTCGAGGCCGCCGAGGCGCAGGGGTACGACTGGCCGTTCTCCTGTCGCGCCGGCGCGTGTGCGAACTGCGCGGCGATCGCGGTGGAGGGCGACCTCGAGATGGACATGCAGCAGATCCTCTCCGACGAGGAGGTCGAGGAGAAGAACGTCCGGCTCACCTGCATCGGGAGCCCGACGACCGACGAAGTTAGGATCGTCTACAACGCGAAGCACCTCGATTACCTGCAGAACCGCGTCATCTGAAAAACAGCGTACAACGTGCGTTTCAAACGCACAGTTTTTTGCGGCCGCAACAGTTGTAGCAACAGCTGCTTTCCGGATCGACTGATAATGATTATTCTCGGCCGTAACCGGACGATCGGCCCACCGGGTGGCCGACCGACCGGTAAATCGCTACAATAATCATTATGAGTTTACACCGATCTCTAGATTTATACGGTTGGGCAAACACGACTATCCATGGACATCCGGCAGCCGATAGGCGGCTGGACATTCGCCGACGCCCCGACCTCCTCGGACAGGAATACGTCCGCCGAGAAACCGACCGACAGCCACGTTCTCGCGCCGATTCTCACAACCGACGAGTCAAAGACCGCAGACCAACTCAAGATTGCTCGAACGCTTGCGCAAGCGACCAACATGCCGGTCCGTGTGACGTCGCCGACTGCACCCGGGCATCCCTCGACGACACTCGCACCCACAGCGCACGACGACCCCGACTCGGATCTCTCCAGTGAACTCACCGACCAGCTTCCGCGTTCGTCGAGGTCCACCGGTTCCGGACTCGTTGATGTCCATCGCCTGACCCGAACCGTCCACAACACGATCGCCGCGTCCAACGTCGACACAGTCGTGGTCCCGGGAGAGGCACCGACAAGCCTCCTCGCGGGCGACACCAGCGAACGCATCGCCACCCAGGCAGACTGTGACGTGCTGATTGTGAACGGCACAGCAGGGCTCGATACTGTCCCTTCGATCCTCCTCCCGATCACCGGTGGCCCTCACTCGGGGTTAGCAGTGGATATTGCTCGTCGCCTCGCCGTTGCATCCGACGCCTGTCTCGACGTGCTCCACGTCGTCGACACCAACGCATCCGATCGTCGTTACGAACGAGCCGAAGCCTACATCGAGGCTGCCGAACAGCGGCTCGATGATCTCGAGGGAACGAGGAGTTGGCTCCTCGAGGCGGACGACCCGATCGACGCGATCACTGAGCAGTCGGATTACTACCCCCTCACAGTCCTTGGCGCACCGACGACTGGGAGACTCCAGCGGTTCGTCTCCGGATCGACAAACCAGGCCATCCGCTCGAACGCGAATAACGTGGTCGTCTCTGTATACAACAACACTGGCCATCCGTCACTCGATGACTCATAGTCGAGACCTCCTCCGAAGCAGTCTTCACCAACGATCGGAGTATGTGCCGTTCGAAGGCTTTCCCGTCGATGACTCGTTGTCGATCGCGCGAATACGGTAGCGTTTGTGACTACTCGTAATAACTCAGCCGTTCGACCACTTCCGCGAAGGCAACGTTCTCTCGCACGTCCGTGATCTCGACGGTGACTTTTTCTCTCTGTTCCGTATCGGGGACGATGACGACAAACCCGCGTTCGACACGGGTGATACCGTCTCCTTGATCCCCGATGTCTTCAATTTCTACGGTGCGCTGTTCGCCTTCTTTCACGGGTGGCTCGGTCGAGTCATGGGTTTGCTTCGGTGGTGTTTCCGCCTGCGCTTTTGGTTCCGAAGGAGTAGACAGCAGGGCGACTCGGTAGGTACTTCCCTCATCTATCTCGCCAAGCTGGAGTTCTCGTTCGGGAACCTCAATAATATACGACCCGTCTCGTTGCTCGACCGTTGCGGAAAACAAACAACGCAGTTGATCCGAAATTTCCATCCTTTGATCCTCTTTCTCAGAAAAGCAGGCTACATCGTCTTGAGTCTGCCGGATACGTTAGTCTTCAACGTGGGACGATAGGTCCAGTCGTGGGGCGACGGAATCGTCCGTCTCGTCACTCGAGACGATCGTGTCCCTGCCGGATTCCACGAGGTGGAGTGCATCGAACGGCATGAATCCATGATCTTCGACTTGACCTCCTCCCACGACTGAAGTCGTGGGATTCCTCCGTTGGGATGTCGGCTATGCCGACTCCACAGAGGCAACTTTCCCCACCATTCGGCGGTGAGTACTCCGGTTTGTGCGCTCCTCTTTGGGACTTGTCCTCGCGGGGGAGTATGATGGCTCCGACCAGTCGTGGTCGTCCCACTCGAGGCACACGGGCTGGGCCATCATATGATCCAGTGCATAAGAAGTCAGTGGGGTGGAGTGATGGAGTCGCCGGCATCAAATCCGCTCGGTTCGGCCGTCGTCGACACGGTCGCCCATCGAATCAACGCCGGCACGGAGTTCCTTGAGATCCTGGTCGTGACCGTTTGACTCGATGAATTCGGTCATGCGACGACGGAGTCCCTCCACCCGTGCAGTACGGAGGACTTGATGGTCGAGTTCGGTACCCTCGTCTGTATCGTTCATAAGCGACTGTAGCTCATTAGTCGTTACAAAGGTTTGGTGTTGGCAAGATCACCGATTCGATCGGGATGAAAGCGGGTTCGATCGGGAGTCGAAGACCCAGAAAGCCCCCGTCCGCTCGACTCGCCGACCTCCGATACCGTGGCGGCGACGCCGCCCCGCGGCCCGGCCCCTGTCAATCCCGCCCGCATTGGTTGGGAGACGGTCGAGGTGGCTCGTTCGGCATGGTGTCGATCACGGAGCGAAGAGTCAGCGTGACGGGTGCAGGCGGTCTCCACCAGAGTTGTGGATCAGACACGTCACCAGAACGATCACGGTGCCGCTGTGCCGACACTCCCGTTCGGTCTTGCAAACGGGATGTCGATTTCGAGACCGTCATAGGCTAGCTTCGGCTTTTTCGCCTGGCCCGGTCCACCGCCTTCGAACTCAATGATGCCGATGTCCGCGAGTTCGGACAGGTTCCGATGGACCTGCTTGTAGTCTCGCTCTACCAGTTCGGCGGCTTCGCGGATGCTATCGGGTTGGTGTTCGGCGATCGTCTCCAGCAACTCCAAATTTTTCGGACTGAGGAGCCGACTGAGTTCAGCATACGATCCAAAGTTCAGGACCGGCTGGACGTCGTCGAGATCTTCGCCTTTCTGGGCGGCCGTGATGCGGCTA
The Halalkaliarchaeum desulfuricum DNA segment above includes these coding regions:
- a CDS encoding HVO_A0114 family putative DNA-binding protein; the encoded protein is MPTLKVTVGERDRLDQRTRSRITAAQKGEDLDDVQPVLNFGSYAELSRLLSPKNLELLETIAEHQPDSIREAAELVERDYKQVHRNLSELADIGIIEFEGGGPGQAKKPKLAYDGLEIDIPFARPNGSVGTAAP
- a CDS encoding PINc/VapC family ATPase, encoding MNVVPDTSAVIDGRVSERIEDGSYAGWTVVVPEAVVGELEAQANEGLDTGWEGLAELQRLVDLVEDGEIEAEYVGERPRPDAGDAAGEGEIDALIRDVAADHDAVLLTSDYVQAEVGRAKGLQVEYVEPVVRQVDDLPIREYFDDETLSVHLKTGTRPKAKRGRIGELTYQRIGEEETTEEQMREWADTIEALARASPDGFIELAEPGMTIVQYQDFRIAVARPPFADGIEITAVRPIVKTELEEYSHAEPLKKRLLERQRGMLISGSPGAGKSTFAQAVAEFLDSNDYAVKTMEKPRDLDVGPDITQYGALGGEMAKTADSLLLVRPDYTIYDEVRKTEDFEVFADMRLAGVGMVGVVHATRAIDALQRLVGRVELGMIPQVVDTVVFIEDGQVDTVYDVQTTVKVPEGLTAEDLARPVIQVTDFETGRPEYEIYTFNRQVVTVPLSDEDGDDTGVGRIAKQEIEREIRSVAQGHVEVQLKGQNNAVVYVDEDDISYVIGKGGGRISDIEERLGIDIDVRTHDERPGGGNAADRSGAELADPDANVVQPEITSRHVVIRVDEFVGETVEVRAGGEYLFTATVGRGGDIQVSRGSAIAEELEDAIDRRQEITVVPV
- a CDS encoding universal stress protein, yielding MDIRQPIGGWTFADAPTSSDRNTSAEKPTDSHVLAPILTTDESKTADQLKIARTLAQATNMPVRVTSPTAPGHPSTTLAPTAHDDPDSDLSSELTDQLPRSSRSTGSGLVDVHRLTRTVHNTIAASNVDTVVVPGEAPTSLLAGDTSERIATQADCDVLIVNGTAGLDTVPSILLPITGGPHSGLAVDIARRLAVASDACLDVLHVVDTNASDRRYERAEAYIEAAEQRLDDLEGTRSWLLEADDPIDAITEQSDYYPLTVLGAPTTGRLQRFVSGSTNQAIRSNANNVVVSVYNNTGHPSLDDS
- a CDS encoding TRAM domain-containing protein: MEISDQLRCLFSATVEQRDGSYIIEVPERELQLGEIDEGSTYRVALLSTPSEPKAQAETPPKQTHDSTEPPVKEGEQRTVEIEDIGDQGDGITRVERGFVVIVPDTEQREKVTVEITDVRENVAFAEVVERLSYYE
- the fer gene encoding ferredoxin Fer, coding for MPTVEYLNYEVLDDHGWSMDDDDLFEKAADAGLGEEDYGSLEVNQGEYVLEAAEAQGYDWPFSCRAGACANCAAIAVEGDLEMDMQQILSDEEVEEKNVRLTCIGSPTTDEVRIVYNAKHLDYLQNRVI